From the genome of Thunnus thynnus chromosome 1, fThuThy2.1, whole genome shotgun sequence, one region includes:
- the adma gene encoding adrenomedullin a → MKLIFQSFLYCCLLATVAHCVELEVNPKLKKRLSIWLGSRLRRDLDSVSVEKPADSQHFVRPEDIRDTLLPHSSTDINVRTKRSKNSSNQSRRQGCFLGTCTVHDLADRLHRLNNKLSIGSAPVDKISPQGYGRRRRSLPTHKVTLRLDQGRLRPVWSKTDSRVYKLESLLRRT, encoded by the exons atgaaattgaTCTTCCAGTCCTTCCTCTATTGCTGTCTGCTGGCGACAGTAGCACACTGTGTGGAACTTGAAGTGAATCCAAAGTTGAAAAAAAG GCTAAGCATATGGCTAGGGAGCAGATTGAGACGGGATCTAGACAGTGTATCTGTAGAGAAGCCAGCAGACTCTCAGCACTTTGTCAGACCAGAAGATATCAGGGATACCCTGCTGCCACATTCCAG CACTGACATCAATGTCCGAACCAAAAGGTCTAAAAATTCATCCAACCAGTCGAGAAGACAAGGTTGTTTCCTGGGCACCTGCACAGTGCATGACTTGGCAGACCGCCTGCACCGGCTCAATAACAAGCTGAGTATTGGGAGTGCCCCTGTTGACAAGATCAGCCCACAGGGATACGGCCGGAGGCGTCGCTCCCTTCCAACACACAAAGTCACACTGAGGCTAGATCAGGGCAGGCTGAGGCCCGTGTGGAGCAAAACCGACTCACGAGTTTACAAGCTTGAGTCTCTCCTCAGACGGACATGA